The genomic interval AAAACATCAGGCTCATTCGTTAGAACATATGTCCCTTATGTTGCGATCCGAGATAAATTAACTTTTCCAGAGGTTTCTCATATGACCAAATCAACATGCAAAACTTTCATGAAGATCTGTGATGGTGATTTGGCTCAAGCCATTAAATTTCCAacccaacacaacacaacactaacaactacaacaaaacacagacaactgaaACAACTACAGCCAGTACAGTGGATTTAGATATGATCGCCCGGAGCAACATCTTGCCGGGGATGAAGGCCCCAGGGTTTACATGGTGGTTGTGCAAGTTAACTTGTGTTTCTTGTTAAACGTGCAACAGTTAAATTAATAGTCTCCCTTCATTACAAGTGTTATGCTCTATTAGTGTATATTGTACAATAAAGGATTTGTGATGTTATGATAGTgcattataaacacacactatAAATACGATGGGGGGGGTACCATGCAACAAACTACAACAAACTACAACTCATTCGAACAAATTCATTATGCTGCTTTAGTTTCACTCTTTACATTcaagcgacacacacacacacacacacgtcgccTGTCTCCTTCCTCGCGCACGCACCCACACAGAGCGAGcctgatatttaaataaatccaaactcACCTGGCTGCAGATGTGTCTTGTACCTGGAAGGACACGTGTTCGGACCCCTCTAGCTTTTTCTTTACATAAACCAGTCTCTCCACTGCCGGGTAGAAAccatgcgtgcgtgcgtgcgtgcgcggtGCGTCTGGAGCTGGAACAGGTGCGCGCTCCGGAACAAACTCCTGGAGACGCGGAGGACTCTGTCTCCTTCCAGCTGTTCAAACATGGCGGATACAAAGAGACCCGGATTGAATATGTGCAAACTTCTAACTAACTTTAAACGAATGACCTCATTTGAAGCGTGtagcagaaaaaacacagcgCGAGCTGTCAGCGCCAGGTGGGCTCGTTAGAGTGACGTAGGGATGTGACGTCAGCCCACgtcatctgctgctgtggtggagcTGAACTCTATGAGTCATTTATAGACAtgtagatagaagatagaagtgTTGATATATATCCAGATCCATAGTTATATTGTTAAATGTCTCAATATTATGCCGTTTAAGGATTAAAGAGCTAATtgaaaggttgtggttttaaactctgctTTAAAAACTCGATCAGCAGCAAAACATTGTAAATATCCGAagtgacagctcccaaaagtgtcttgatcgccacctggtggctggctgcagtaaaggcaATAAACgttgcctcctccatgttagtggatgggacgtggaccacacaaaaaaaggtcaaagcacacgtcaaataaaaaaaacctgcagcagaCCAGTGTGTgaacatttaggctaaaatTTGGCTGGGTCATTTTCTTGGCTGTTCCGTGATGGGTCTCACACGGTTCTTGGTTGAGCTGTAGCCAAACCAGGCCTATATATGTTCACACTGTGGCAGCTTATTGGCAATTTTTGCACTCCACAGTTGTGATATTAAGCTGGATACTAGCAGGTTGTGCAGAAACTTGGCATGATTACAAATAAATCTTATTAAATGATAACATCTCCACATATTTGGACTATTAAATGTTGCTGGAGACGCAACTTTCCCCATCTGGCAACACTGCACGCTGCACATGAAGCCTGGTGTTAGTTTGGCGGTTGCAACACCTCTGCTCACGAGCTACAGTGACACCTGAATGTAAGGTAGCTGATCGATTTATTATCATACGTTGTTATCGATTTGTTACGTTATATAATTGTGTGATTGACGATGAGGAAGACGAAGACTTGGATACTGGTGGAAtgtgtcaaatcaaatcaatggCGCCAACCTGTCGTAACAATGAGGGAGTTTCTTGCCTCGACAGTGCAATCAGTCATTTCAATACCTCTGTCCTCCCCAACGCTGGACAGCAGACGTGCCATTTCATTGTTGACAGCCGACATAATTGCAACTCAGTGTCACAGCACAATAATAAGCAGTAACTAACATAAATGGGACAGGCAGACTTCCCTGCTCTTATTGTGTTTATAGAATGGAAACCATTAATTCAGCAGACTGTGCAATCATCtcacctttttcattttctctccccaCATTTCATCAACACCTTCTCGATTGTCTATGCATGAGCAAAATGATGTGAAGAAATTGTTTTAAGTGTATTCGGAAGTCAGAGCCATTTTGCTTTCCGCCCATTACCTAATATTTGCATGATATTTATTAACAAGGAAAAGATTCAGtcagaaaattactttttgggcacagacagagggacggggggcgggggggagcGATGTATCATCTCTTATCAGaaattcttttaattttctgCTATCAGTCATTGTGTGGGAGTATGaatcacttttttctttttttttttgggaacaTCTCGTTTTCAAAACACCTCGTTTTCACTGATGAGGTCTTCGTGAAAGGCACCGAGAGCCGCGGCTCATTTTAAACCACTCACCCACTTCAGAGTGAGATCGATGCTGCACACAACTACCATAATGATTTTCAGTGATGATTTTTGAGCCTTGATCTTTATGCTTCTGATAGTAAACACACCACCTCAGAATCGCCTTCACGCTCAGTTCCACTCTGCGTCTTGTTATCGCAGAGGCCCTGGGACACATGGGGTCATTACTGGTGATGCTGGTGGACTCTGGTTTGATCCAGTCactcaggaaaatgtttctctgtcttttgGGGGGTTTTGTTAGTTATACACACGTATAACGGGAAACATGGGTTAACTATCTAGATACAAATCTGTATTTGCTGAAGCTCTTTTAAAACTACATGCCAGTATTTGTTTCTGATGTATGCTTTGCAGTTTTTAATGTCATATGTTGGTactatactgtaaatacatctGTGACAGTTTTAAGGCTAAACTAGTCTGGATAAATAACccaaaagtaatttaaaatatacataacACTGGGCCTAAACCACTGATGGTTGCTAGGTAACGGGACCCACACTCATTGGGTTACAATTTGTAACCCAATGagtttaaatgtatattttaaccCTTTTCCCTTATcattaacataaaatatattaattcaaTAAGCCTACAACATTAAGTGGAAAAAACATAATCATGTGTATCATGCTGCTATGACGCTAAAAAATATTCTAATTTGATTTGTGATGATTAAACCTGTCTCTTTACAATCATACATATTTAAAGTAACACGTAAATACACACATACCCCTCCTATATTCAACTATCATTATGTATGTAACTACTTTacattaaagttaaatataagaGACTCTAATCAACTATAGCTGGAAAATAACCTTGATAACCCAGCATCACTGGATTCACTTCATCTCTGCTGCACTCCAACCTTTTGGGAGGGTTCTGATTTTAATGTGACGATAGAGGGCGCTAGTAAGCAAGGATACGGCCTCTGCAGGAATTCAGACAGTCGTCTGAGAGAGATGCAGCTGCTGAGACtggctccctctcctcctcctcctcctcctcctcctctcccactcctTCACTCACTCATTACACTCGTTTACTGTATAAtttcatagacacacacattacGCGCCGCACTGTCCCAGTGTTACAACCGCATCCCCAGACCCAGATTACAGAGAAGGAAATACGCTCCTGCAGTCACATTTAAAGCACTATTTTAATTTGACAGTTAACATGTGCAAAATACGTGTTGCAGGATCGTGATGAATCCACGCAAGCACCGCAAAAGTGCTCAGTTGCCTCCTCTTTGCTGTGTGCACTCCTTAGAAGAATGTGTGCAGAATGCCCGCCGTGCATCACAGGGATGTTTGCTCAATACTGTACccatcacacacgcacacacacgcatttggAGGGCAGCTGTGTTAGgacacacaccgcacacaggGTGCTGGGTTTGCGCAGTGGCCGCGTAAGGAAACCCAATGCTCGGATAAAGGATGGAGGGGGTGCGTAAAGGGGGGGGGATTTCTGccttttattcatctttataataaaaaatggaTCCAGAGTCTAAACAGATTCCTGGATGTTGAGTAGACACGGCAAGACGCACGGGCTGAGAGACGTCGagcccgctgctgctgctgctgctgcgccacAGAGCGCAGCCACCGGCGACCACACGCATACATGTTAGTGTTAACCACGGGGAAACCACAGCACTGCGCACACAGCCGTGCCCGTCCCGACTCCCCTGTCCTGCAGAAAGGCTGCGTGCTGTGCGCTGCCGGACAGACATTTGGAAGAGCTCTCATATCGTACGCGTAAAAGTTGCACTGTGAATGTGCCACACACGGAATCTCTTGCAGCAGCATCGCTCCACATAGCGCAGGCTGCAAAATGTAATAACACCATGTTGGCTTTTTATAAAGGGAAAATacatgaaattgttttttttattgtgcaatTCGCCACATCCAGGAGGCATAAATGTGAAGCAGCCGAACTGCGCTGTGCAAATTCCCGAGCCACGTCCCCTTTTTTTTACCGGTGGACACGACCCATATTATAAGGCAGCTTTACACCCCCACTCTTATTTCTGGTCAAAATAATGTCTGCCGGCCTCAGGACCCGGCGATCAACACTAAAGTCGGACCCTGTTTAagtgcgctgctgctgctgggtgagAAGGAACCGgagggggtggagagagagagagagagagagagagagagagagagagagagagagagagagggagcgagagagagggaggaagagggagagagagagactgcaaTATCATTTGTGGATCCCTCTCACAGTGCTGCAGATAGGGGCTGCCAACACATGCGGCGCGTCTGCAGGTGACGGAACAGGCAGAATACACTGGACGCACTGAGGAATTCAAGCaacgtttaaaaaaagaactacaacggatttacatttttctcaagtttttttgtgtatttttgtttttcgaAAAAACAACGCACccctgaatcttttttttttcgtgcATTGTGGAGTTGGCtcgcaaaaagaaaaaacaggagagagaactATACAAGCCCTGTTGGTTGCAAGTGACTCGgaggtgtgagagagacagagagagagagagcagcggtAAAGGAAGCCGGACAGGTGATTTCACATCCACGTCCTCGGAGAATCGGAGAGTTGATGAGTTTGGAAACTGCACGCGCGGGCATTTAAATGATCCTCTGACATATGTGGACATATCGTCGGCACGGAGGAATATTTGCAGCCTCACCCGCACAGGAAAAAGGAGATTACAACCACAAGCTGTGCGTAAAACGGCGCGACGTGGACCGATGACACTTTCTGGTGATGTGACATTTGGGCTTTTACGCGCATAAATCCACATAGGCCCGTTCGTGGCACCGTCCAGGGCGCACGGAGCCTCcctggtgtgcgtgtgtgtgtgagtgtgtgtgcgtgagtgtgtggtatttttttctttttcaacaccATTGCGGTTTTTCTTTTACTAACACAAGAAAAGAGCAAGCCAGTGCCGGAGgtggaagaggcagaggagagagggaagccCGTGCACTTGCTGcttttcactgcagcaggagCGATGTCGGAAGTCGTCCAGAGGATGAAGTCTTTGCGCAAACCGAGGGCTTCGCTCTGAATGAAAAACGATATTCCGGACTTTCCATCagtgattacatttctttttttaagggACATTTTTCTTCAAGCGGAACCATGAGGACTACTGGTGCAGTGGACTATTTGTACTATTGCCTGCTCATCCTGCAGCTTGTGAATCAGCCCGCCGCCAAGCAAGTGCTCCGGTACCGCTTGGCCGAGGAGGGACCCGCCGATGTCAGGGTGGGAAACGTCGCCGCCGACCTGGGCATCGTCGCCGGGTCCGGAGAGGTGACATTCACGCTGGAGTCGGGCTCCGATTTCTTCAAAATAGACAACATCACAGGTGAGCTCAGCACCAACGAGCGGCGGATAGACCgcgagaagctgcagcagtgcCAAATGATATTTGATGAGAACGAGTGTTTTATAGATTTCGAGGTGTCAGTCATCGGACCAGCCCAGAGCTGGGTCGACCTGTTTGAGGGGAAAGTCATCATATTAGACATCAACGACAACACCCCGTCTTTCCCATCCCCTGTCCTCACACTGTCTGTGGAGGAGAACAGACCCATTGGAACCCTGTATCTGCTGCCCACCGCCACAGACAGGGATTTTGGCAGAAACGGAATAGAGAGATACGAGCTCATCCAGGACAATGGCGAGAACTCGAGGCGCCTGGGCTCCAACGGGGATTCGTACTcgggggggaagaggaggttTGACGAAGGAGCGAGCAGGAGCAGCGTATTTGAACTGCAAGTTGCTGACACCACCGATGGAGAGAAGCAGCCTCAGCTCATCATTAAAGGGGCCCTCGATCGGGAGCAGAGAGACTCCTACGAGCTCACGCTGCGCGTCAGGGACGGAGGAGACCCCCCTCGCTCCTCTCAGGCCATCCTCAGGGTGATGATAACTGATGTGAACGACAACAACCCTCGGTTCGAGAAGAGCGTGTACGAGGCGGACCTGCCGGAGAACAGCTCCCCGGGGGCCCCCATCCTCCAGCTCAAGGCGGCGGATGCAGACGTGGGGGTTAACGGTCAAATAGAGTATGTGTTCGGGGCAGCCACGGAGTCGGTGAGGAGGCTGCTGAGGTTGGATGAGAGCACGGGGTGGCTGAGTGTGCTGCACCGCATTGACCGTGAAGAAGTGAGCCAACTGAGGTTCACGGTAATGGCCCGTGACCGAGGCCAGCCGCCCAAAATGGACAAGGCTACTGTGGTGTTGAACATTAGGGACGAAAACGACAACGTCCCTGCCATAGAGATACGGAAAATTGGACGCATTTTCTTAAAAGACGGTGTGGCCAATGTGGCTGAGGACGTGGTGGTGGACACACCCATTGCCTTAGTACAGGTGTCGGACCGTGACCAGGGGGAAAACGGTATAGTGACCTGCACCGTGGTAGGGGATGTGCCCTTTCAGCTCAAACCAGCCAGTGAAATGGAGGGGGAGCAGAATAAAAAGAAGTATTTCCTCCACACGTCTGCACCACTGGACTATGAGGCCACACAGGAATACAATGTGGTTATAGTGGCTGTGGACTCTGGAAGCCCCAGTCTGGCAAGTAATAACTCTGTTATCGTCAAAGTCGGGGACACTAATGACAACCCCCCTATCTTTAGCCAGAATGTGGTTGAGGTGTCATTCCTAGAAAACAATGCCCCTGGGGAGAGGGTGACAACAGTGGCAGCCATTGACGCAGATAGTGGGAAGAATGCTGAAATTGCCTATTCCCTTGACTCATCAGTAAATGGGATTTTCTCCATCGACGCAGACAGCGGAGACATCCGAGTAAACACCATTCTGGACAGAGAGCAAACGGAGCGCTACGAATTCAAAGTGATAGCCAAAGATAAGGGCGTAAACACCCTTCAGGGCTCTGCAACAGTGGTTGTCCTTGTGGCCGATAAAAATGACAACGAGCCAAAGTTCATGCAGGATGTGTTCACCTTCTATGTCAAAGAGAACCTTGAGCCAAACAGCCCCGTTGGCATGGTTACAGTCATTGATGCAGATAAAGGCCAAAATGCAGAGATGAGTCTTTTCattgaggaggaagaagagatcTTTTCTATTGAAAATGACACTGGGACTATTTTCTCCACCCTGTCTTTTGACAGAGAGCAGAAGACTACGTACACCTTCCGAGTCAAAGCTGTGGATGGCGGTGATCCCCCCAGATCCGCCACCGCCACAGTTTCACTCTTTGTCATGGATGAAAACGACAATGCACCGATGGTCACTTTCCCAATAAACAGCTCCTACACCCTTCTCCCCCCCTCCAGTAACATCGGAACAGTTGTCAGAACAGTCATAGCCACCGACACTGACACCGGCATCAATGCAGACCTGAACTACGGCATTATAGGGGGAAACCCCTTTAAGCTGTTTGAGATTAATGGCAGTTTTGGGGTTATTTCACTGGTGGGGAAGCTGGAGCTGAAGCATTATGGCCTCCACAGACTGGTGGTGCAGGTGAGCGACAGGGGGCAGCCTTCACAGACCACCACCACACTGGTTCACGTGTACGTTAATGAGACTCTTTCCAATTCTACAGTCGTGGAGGTCCAGGTGGCAAAGAGCCTGAGCACGTCTCTCAACACAAACATCGCTGGCGACCCCAACTATGATCTAAGCAAACAGCGTTTGAGCATTGTAATCGGAGTCGTTTCAGGCATCATGACAGTCATCCTCATCATTCTCGTTGTTGTCATGGCCCGTTATTGCCGTCCCAAGAATAAGAATGGCTACGAGGCCGGCAAGAAGGATCACGAGGACTTTTTTACGCCACAGCAGCACGACAAATCCAAGAAGCCCAAGAAGGATAAGAAGAAACAGAAATCTAAACAGCCGCTCTACAGCAGCATTGTCACCGTTGAGGCCTCCAAACCCAACGGGCAGCGCTACGACGGCGTCAACGAGAAGCTGTCAGACAGTCCAGGCATGGGCCGCTACCGTTCAGTCAACGGAGGGCCCGGGAGCCCAGATCTGGCCCGGCACTACAAGTCCAGTTCGCCGCTCCCCACTGTCCAGCTTCACCCGCAGTCGCCGACAGCTGGAAAAAAGCACCAGGCAGTTCAGGACCTGCCCCCTGCCAACACCTTTGTTGGCACCGGAGATAACATTTCCCTTGGATCTGACCACTGCTCTGAATACAGCAGTCAAACCATCAACAAGTACAACAAACAGGTAAGaaagaaatgtctttttctcccccccctccactaCTCTTAAAtgtcttctgtttcttcctcttaGTGTTCTCTCTACCATAATGCTTTCTGACAGGGCTAGTCTCAGTAGTCTTGTCGCCTTTATGGTGCTAATGTGTGTCAAGTTAGCGGTATTGATCTGTTGTGGTTTGGAGTGCCATTCACATGTAATATTGAAAAGGGAAGAGTGAGGTTTAGATTAGCCACGGAAGGGGTTTTGTTACCACTCGACCAAAACACGTccaacttttttcactttcatcgCGGCGTGTGTTGAGGCTGCCTTGGCAAATATGTGTCCGACTGTTCTCGACAGCTCACATAAGGGTTTGGTTTTACAGCTATTCTTTCCCAGAGGGGGAGTGTGGCAGGGGTCTGGCCACACTCTCCGCCTTAGCCATGTCAGGCCCTGCCCTGCTCCCTGTCTGTGACAAGGCTACCTTTTCTTCTCAAGtaagagggtggggggtggggggtgggggagggagagagaaataacaaaagcagaaaggagagaaaggtaGACGTAGGTTGAACGCAGCACAAACATGGCTTTGTAAGGTTGGTGAGTCAGTTTTACAGTCTTTGCCTGAGTGGGAACATCTGGCCAGGAAGTCATATTAACATTCTTCTGCACTTCAGGGTCtgcatcaattcattgacctaGCAGtgaaatctgacatttttatatCACCTCCCATATTAAGCCTCGGTTTCTTTTACTCCCTTATCTTTTTTCTTCGTATTAATGTGTTctgccctcctccacctgcctccacctgcctccccctctttctctctcatctgcTAGTCCTGTTCTGTGTAGGTGGCACAATGTGGCATTCAAATTCCAGGAAATGTGCGCTTTCATCAGATCAGTCTTTATAAAAATTcggctgctgttttttttgttttttgcacttTCAGGTGCAACAACGACTAAAAAAAGTTCATGCATAAACATGAAGTCATCTGATTTGCGTTTCCCCGGAAGCAGAACACTGTTGTTTTATGTGATTTCTATGGCGCTCTAATGAATTATTGATTCCTTCTTTTACTTGGTGTCAGCAGCTACTTCCTTTATAATCCTGgactgtttctttcttttcactttcggttttttattttcctctcgatatctttgtgttttttatattctgtCCCTGCTGTCGCCCCCACCTTCAAACTCTCCTCTGGCCCTGTGTAGTACATCCTTGAGTTCCTCGCCGTCTGCTGTCCCTCtgtcttcctttttctctcagtgtttTTCAGTCTCCACCACATCTTGCCCCTCACAATGCTGCTGTCTGCCTTTTggtttttttcctgcagtggtttcttttttaatctcctCTCTCTATATATCCCTCTCGCCTCCCTCTTGCCTATGTCTCCTCTCAAATCATTTCACtacccttcttcctctctcttccctaaCAGCTTCTAATATGGTGTATTCACTGAGCTGCTTCCCAGGGTGTGAGGAGTGCTGTTGCTTTCCGATGTCTCGTGCATAATTAAAAGGGCACTCTATTTGCTGCTGCGGCAGCAGCATGTATTGTGTGTCACTATGCTCCacttatataattatttatttactctccacattaaagctgcagtaacTTTTATGGACTGTGCATTTGTTAGAATCCAGCGTCTCAGACAAAACCCAGTCTACACTGACCATAAAGAGTATTTTCTTGTGATTTGGGGGCACTTTGTTTGAATACTTAAATTCTAATGAAATAGTAAAGAAAGTGTTTAGTGGCTGACTGGGAACTGTCGTCCGTGGTTGCTGCGTGTTGTGGCCTGTTAGGTCTTTAATATACAATAACTAGCTGATATTTAAATTGCCTTTTATATCCCATGGGCTCGGTAAATACTCGCTGTTGATTCAGTTGGGCTGAACAGAGCGTGATTTAATGGCGGCACAAGAGAGCTGATTGAAGAGAAGGTGTGTGTTCACGTGCTTCAATTATGGCATTAAACAGCAACCTCTGTAGTGGATTAAGTAGTGAAGCGGTCATGCAGCATCTAAAATATTCATGTCGTCAGGTAAGTGCCACTACAGCtaaaggcaaaataaaacactcaaGGACACTTGTGTGCCTCAGTTAAGGGAATTAAATCAGTGATAGAAAATGACGATGTGAAGGAATAGCatcaatatgttttttgtatttctgatgtTTTGAAAGTAGGTAACAGCATTTTCCTTCTTTGAGATTTAGTTGCATCATTCAGTGTATTTttagatttccttttttttatttagccaCAAATGAGGTTGAACCATGTTAAGATTTACGACACGTGCTGATAAGGGATatttgtccctgtgtgtgttcttttctcacacacacacacacatacaacatacaTGTCCGCACCCTCACTCACAATCCCTCTCCTTTTATCCTTCTGTGGGAAGAGATAGAGACAGGCACAAGAAAGACGGCCCTGTTAGCGGTACAGAGAATGGCCCCTACTGTTTCACAAGGGACTTGGGGTCgggtggaaaaagaaagacggggagggggagagagggagggagggagggagagagggagagagagaatagggCTGACTGTAATCTCTGAGGTATCAGgttctgtcttcttctctcctcacccATCTAATCTTCCAATAACTGCTCAGGCAACCTGCTCGGGCAGGTAACCAGGGAACAGAGGTTGTTTATTGGTGAAGggaggatttttcttttaagcCCCTCAGACATTTGAACAGTGATTGAGATGAATTTAGAAGATGCTGACAGATGCTGACGATCCAGTGATGTAGAGCCATGACCAACTGTATTGTCATGTTTATTTCCCCGTTGGTCATCACAGTGTAAAGCAGCTATTAGACAACTCCTCTCATCCCCTAAAGGAGACTTTATTCCACCCACAGTGTAAGAAGTGCTACAGCGTCCTGGCAGCAGTCAGACTTTAAAAACAGTATCGCACTAttacactgttgttgttgtttttgtcaccaTCACCCACTATTTAAAACATCACAACTACTTAGTACACACAACACCTCAGGCATTTTATCTTAATGATTCATCTCCAAATCAAATTCGGCTGAAAAGGGCTTGAACACGGGGGTCTGCTGACCTGACATCACCTCTGTCTCTTGCTTAATTCATTGCAACTTgtgttattcatattttttaccttttttttttagatatattAATCTTGGTTTATCTGCTTTTAACATACCTGTGTCCACTGTTTGCATCTGAAGGCTGATGAGTAGTGTATGCACTTAACAGAACACTTAACATTATTACTTTTGGCAGGAGCTTCTGTTCCATCCAGTGCCAGAAAAATAAACGCCGTCCGACCATGATGTAGCGA from Hippoglossus stenolepis isolate QCI-W04-F060 chromosome 23, HSTE1.2, whole genome shotgun sequence carries:
- the pcdh7b gene encoding protocadherin-7b isoform X1, whose translation is MRTTGAVDYLYYCLLILQLVNQPAAKQVLRYRLAEEGPADVRVGNVAADLGIVAGSGEVTFTLESGSDFFKIDNITGELSTNERRIDREKLQQCQMIFDENECFIDFEVSVIGPAQSWVDLFEGKVIILDINDNTPSFPSPVLTLSVEENRPIGTLYLLPTATDRDFGRNGIERYELIQDNGENSRRLGSNGDSYSGGKRRFDEGASRSSVFELQVADTTDGEKQPQLIIKGALDREQRDSYELTLRVRDGGDPPRSSQAILRVMITDVNDNNPRFEKSVYEADLPENSSPGAPILQLKAADADVGVNGQIEYVFGAATESVRRLLRLDESTGWLSVLHRIDREEVSQLRFTVMARDRGQPPKMDKATVVLNIRDENDNVPAIEIRKIGRIFLKDGVANVAEDVVVDTPIALVQVSDRDQGENGIVTCTVVGDVPFQLKPASEMEGEQNKKKYFLHTSAPLDYEATQEYNVVIVAVDSGSPSLASNNSVIVKVGDTNDNPPIFSQNVVEVSFLENNAPGERVTTVAAIDADSGKNAEIAYSLDSSVNGIFSIDADSGDIRVNTILDREQTERYEFKVIAKDKGVNTLQGSATVVVLVADKNDNEPKFMQDVFTFYVKENLEPNSPVGMVTVIDADKGQNAEMSLFIEEEEEIFSIENDTGTIFSTLSFDREQKTTYTFRVKAVDGGDPPRSATATVSLFVMDENDNAPMVTFPINSSYTLLPPSSNIGTVVRTVIATDTDTGINADLNYGIIGGNPFKLFEINGSFGVISLVGKLELKHYGLHRLVVQVSDRGQPSQTTTTLVHVYVNETLSNSTVVEVQVAKSLSTSLNTNIAGDPNYDLSKQRLSIVIGVVSGIMTVILIILVVVMARYCRPKNKNGYEAGKKDHEDFFTPQQHDKSKKPKKDKKKQKSKQPLYSSIVTVEASKPNGQRYDGVNEKLSDSPGMGRYRSVNGGPGSPDLARHYKSSSPLPTVQLHPQSPTAGKKHQAVQDLPPANTFVGTGDNISLGSDHCSEYSSQTINKYNKQPFRRVTFSVVSQPQDPHQQGSLQSCYDSGLDESETPSSKSSSGPRLGALPLPEDSYERTTPDGSVGEAEHLENDSRPLPDVAMTGKCTRECDEYGHSDSCWMPVRTSPERRPSKSTTTPQQPKLSTFMSGTGSGSSSSAEQPGSQETLAMAAMANGDPTAAHMMGDRNRNLLNKKMASSSSSYEAFGSPPYGSPGGGEEVLGHPTEEIPLAPTGEYKPTSCGTLTRREVYL
- the pcdh7b gene encoding protocadherin-7b isoform X4, which produces MRTTGAVDYLYYCLLILQLVNQPAAKQVLRYRLAEEGPADVRVGNVAADLGIVAGSGEVTFTLESGSDFFKIDNITGELSTNERRIDREKLQQCQMIFDENECFIDFEVSVIGPAQSWVDLFEGKVIILDINDNTPSFPSPVLTLSVEENRPIGTLYLLPTATDRDFGRNGIERYELIQDNGENSRRLGSNGDSYSGGKRRFDEGASRSSVFELQVADTTDGEKQPQLIIKGALDREQRDSYELTLRVRDGGDPPRSSQAILRVMITDVNDNNPRFEKSVYEADLPENSSPGAPILQLKAADADVGVNGQIEYVFGAATESVRRLLRLDESTGWLSVLHRIDREEVSQLRFTVMARDRGQPPKMDKATVVLNIRDENDNVPAIEIRKIGRIFLKDGVANVAEDVVVDTPIALVQVSDRDQGENGIVTCTVVGDVPFQLKPASEMEGEQNKKKYFLHTSAPLDYEATQEYNVVIVAVDSGSPSLASNNSVIVKVGDTNDNPPIFSQNVVEVSFLENNAPGERVTTVAAIDADSGKNAEIAYSLDSSVNGIFSIDADSGDIRVNTILDREQTERYEFKVIAKDKGVNTLQGSATVVVLVADKNDNEPKFMQDVFTFYVKENLEPNSPVGMVTVIDADKGQNAEMSLFIEEEEEIFSIENDTGTIFSTLSFDREQKTTYTFRVKAVDGGDPPRSATATVSLFVMDENDNAPMVTFPINSSYTLLPPSSNIGTVVRTVIATDTDTGINADLNYGIIGGNPFKLFEINGSFGVISLVGKLELKHYGLHRLVVQVSDRGQPSQTTTTLVHVYVNETLSNSTVVEVQVAKSLSTSLNTNIAGDPNYDLSKQRLSIVIGVVSGIMTVILIILVVVMARYCRPKNKNGYEAGKKDHEDFFTPQQHDKSKKPKKDKKKQKSKQPLYSSIVTVEASKPNGQRYDGVNEKLSDSPGMGRYRSVNGGPGSPDLARHYKSSSPLPTVQLHPQSPTAGKKHQAVQDLPPANTFVGTGDNISLGSDHCSEYSSQTINKYNKQPFRRVTFSVVSQPQDPHQQGSLQSCYDSGLDESETPSSKSSSGPRLGALPLPEDSYERTTPDGSVGEKEH
- the pcdh7b gene encoding protocadherin-7b isoform X2, with the protein product MRTTGAVDYLYYCLLILQLVNQPAAKQVLRYRLAEEGPADVRVGNVAADLGIVAGSGEVTFTLESGSDFFKIDNITGELSTNERRIDREKLQQCQMIFDENECFIDFEVSVIGPAQSWVDLFEGKVIILDINDNTPSFPSPVLTLSVEENRPIGTLYLLPTATDRDFGRNGIERYELIQDNGENSRRLGSNGDSYSGGKRRFDEGASRSSVFELQVADTTDGEKQPQLIIKGALDREQRDSYELTLRVRDGGDPPRSSQAILRVMITDVNDNNPRFEKSVYEADLPENSSPGAPILQLKAADADVGVNGQIEYVFGAATESVRRLLRLDESTGWLSVLHRIDREEVSQLRFTVMARDRGQPPKMDKATVVLNIRDENDNVPAIEIRKIGRIFLKDGVANVAEDVVVDTPIALVQVSDRDQGENGIVTCTVVGDVPFQLKPASEMEGEQNKKKYFLHTSAPLDYEATQEYNVVIVAVDSGSPSLASNNSVIVKVGDTNDNPPIFSQNVVEVSFLENNAPGERVTTVAAIDADSGKNAEIAYSLDSSVNGIFSIDADSGDIRVNTILDREQTERYEFKVIAKDKGVNTLQGSATVVVLVADKNDNEPKFMQDVFTFYVKENLEPNSPVGMVTVIDADKGQNAEMSLFIEEEEEIFSIENDTGTIFSTLSFDREQKTTYTFRVKAVDGGDPPRSATATVSLFVMDENDNAPMVTFPINSSYTLLPPSSNIGTVVRTVIATDTDTGINADLNYGIIGGNPFKLFEINGSFGVISLVGKLELKHYGLHRLVVQVSDRGQPSQTTTTLVHVYVNETLSNSTVVEVQVAKSLSTSLNTNIAGDPNYDLSKQRLSIVIGVVSGIMTVILIILVVVMARYCRPKNKNGYEAGKKDHEDFFTPQQHDKSKKPKKDKKKQKSKQPLYSSIVTVEASKPNGQRYDGVNEKLSDSPGMGRYRSVNGGPGSPDLARHYKSSSPLPTVQLHPQSPTAGKKHQAVQDLPPANTFVGTGDNISLGSDHCSEYSSQTINKYNKQPFRRVTFSVVSQPQDPHQQGSLQSCYDSGLDESETPSSKSSSGPRLGALPLPEDSYERTTPDGSVDSRPLPDVAMTGKCTRECDEYGHSDSCWMPVRTSPERRPSKSTTTPQQPKLSTFMSGTGSGSSSSAEQPGSQETLAMAAMANGDPTAAHMMGDRNRNLLNKKMASSSSSYEAFGSPPYGSPGGGEEVLGHPTEEIPLAPTGEYKPTSCGTLTRREVYL